ACGAAACCAACGTTTGCCACGCCAGCGTCAGCCGCGCATTCCGTGAACGTTCCGTCTCCATTGTTTCGATACAGTTCGCACGGGTTGACGTCCGTTCCGGTCGACTCGTTGCCAATGAATAGATCGATCCGGCCGTCATTGTTGTAGTCGAACCAGACGGCGGTCTGGGTAGGATGAAAGCTGAGCAGCCCCGCTTCCTCTGTAACGTCCGTGAAAGTGCCGTCACCGTTGTTACGAAGCAAAGAGTTGGGGTGATGTCCCTCGGATCCGAACCATGCTCCGCGGAGCACGAACACATCCGGATACCCGTCGTTGTTGTAATCGGCGTGAACCAGATTGAGACCGCCCACTTCCCGTGTCAGTCCCGCCTCAGCGGTCAGATCGGCAAAAGTTCCGTCGCCGTTGTTGTGAAAATAACGCAGCGAGTCATGCAAGCCGATCGATGAGACCATGATGTCGAGCAGCCCGTCCCCGTCAAAATCCTCCACGATGCTGCCACCGGAAAGCCCTTGAATGTCCACGCCTGCGACCGACGCAACGTCCACAAATCGCTTGATATCGTAGTCGGACTCGAAGACGCGCGGCGGGATCAACCATTTTGCGGGCACCTTGTCCGGGTATTCGCCAACGGTCATGAAGGCAATGTTCAACAGCCACCGCAATCTGAGATCTTCCGGGAACTCCCCCAATGATTGTTTGAGTATCTGAATGGCGCTCCTGGATCCTCGTTGATCAACATGGATTCCGCTTTCCCGGATGGGCAGAAGGCACGAATCGATCGTGTGGTTGGTCAAACAATTCTGTTGTTCACCAAGCCGCATTTGCGCAACAGCCTCATAGGTGCGAAGCCGTCGCCTGTCACGCAGGATCAAGGAGTTGCCGCCCTGTCCGGGCAGTCGCTCGACCATGCCCAGCACGTCAATGGCCTCCTCGGTGCGTCCGGCGTCCAGCAGATCGAGCGCAAATCCTGGCAAAACCTGCTGGAGCTGCACCGGATCGTGGATTTTTCCGATCTGCGGACCAAACGTTTCGATGCGCTTTTCCGAAAAAAAAGCGCTGTTGCCGGGATTGATGTCGCGAGCGACTTTCTCCAGTAGCTCCCCCATCGCCCTTGTGCCAGGCGGATTGAAGTACGTCGTTTTGTCAGCGGCCATCACATTTGCAACGACAGCAATGACAAAAAAACTCCACGTCCGATTCAGTGTCACTCTCATTAAGATCATTCCTTGCAACTCTAGACCCGACAGAAGACGCTGCGGTTACGGTATCGATTCAAAAAATCATCAACGCATACATCTTATGCCGGACATCGCGCATTCAGGTCCGGAAACACCGCCGGAGCCATTGAGCATTGAAGTCAAATGAGCCTTCGTATCCAAATGCTGCAAGTGGCCCGCCTCGCACCGCGCCTGCTTGGCGATTCCACCGACCTTGTTCGCAATTTTTTCCGACAGCAGCTCACACCCGAAGGCGCCGGACGAGATCGAGCAGGCCGGCCGGACCTCTATTATACGATTTTCACACTCGCCGGAATGCAGGCGCTTGAAATCGAAGTGCCCACAGAGCGCATCGAAGCCTATCTGCGCTCGTTCGGCGACGGCGACGGGTTGGATTTCGTTCACCTGTCGGCGCTGGCCCGCTGTTGGGCCGTCGTCGGCGTCAAACGGATGCCGCGGGGCCTCGACCGCGCGTTGCTGGCGCGGATCGAAGCATTCCGGAAACCGGACGGCGGTTACGAAGGTGACGCGAAGCTCGCTTACGGTACCGCGTACGGCGCCTTCGTTGCGCTCGGCGCCTATGAGGATCTCGACCGCGCCCCGGTGCATCCGCTGAAGTTGATTCAAAGCCTGAAAAGTCTAGAAACACCGGACGGCGCGTGGAGCAATATTCCCGGCGCGCGCGTTGGCGCGACCAACGCCACCGCAGGAGCCGTCACGTTGATTAGACACCTTGGATTTCCGGTGAATCAAGGTGTCGGCGATTGGCTCTTGGCACGCGCGCATCCGCAGGGCGGCTTCTTGGCGGCCCCCGACGCGCCGATCCCGGATCTGTTGTCCACGGCGACGACTCTGCACGCCTTGGCGGCGATGGACCACCGGTTGCCCGTGAACGTCCATGAACGGTGCCTGGACTTTCTCGACACGCTCTGGTCGAACGAAGGCGGCTTTCACGGCCATTGGAGTGATGACCACTTGGATTGCGAATACACATTTTACGCCCTGCTCGCGCTCGGCCACCTGAGTCTGGGTGCGTGAAACTTGGGTCCATCGAACGCAACCGGGGAAAATGGAGCCGGCCCCCGGCCATCATTTCTCCTGATGTCATTCAGCGCGAGCTTGAGAAACATATTGGAGGATGAGGGTCAAGGCAGGTCAATTCGCCGGAAGACGATCCTCTTCCGCGCCATCCGTTCCAAAGCCCTTGTGGGCAGTTGATCATCCGTCGGACGCGTCGCCGGTCATTGCTCTTTGCGGATCAAATCACCCACATGAATCATTCCTTCGGAAATAATCTGCGCCCGCAGGCCGGCTTTGTGGATCAACCCTTTTAGAATTTCAGGGAAACTGGCCTTCGCAAGGTGATTGCAGGGCTCGCACAGCCGGACGCCGCGCATTCGCACCTCGCCAACCCGGAACTCCTCCCCAACCAAATCGTTCAGTGGAACGCCCTCCGTCACGATATTCCTTCGGGCCAGGAGAGAATTGAAGGGCAGGCCGGACTCTCTGGCAAACGCGGCGATTTTCTCCCCCTCGACAAACGTGATCTCAAAATCGGGTTTTTGCGGTTTGGGGGAAAACGTGCCGCTGCCGGAAAAATACCGGTCGCCCTCCAGTCCCTTGCCCGGCACCGCCCGGACCTCATTGAGCAGTGTCATTGGAGACGATGGCGCCCCGGCAATCAGGATTTGAGTGACGCGTGACATGCGTTTGATCAACCCCGGGTTGGAGGCTCACGGTTCCAGAGACGGTGGAGCGCACGTGCGGTGTTCGAACCGGTGCGAAGGTAAAGGGCAGAGCACGGCGGCTGTTGCCTGTGGCGCGAGACTGTGTGAGAACTCATTTTCGGACCACCCTATCACCGATCTCGACTCATTTTTAAATGTGTCATCGGTCAATTGTGAACAAGGTATTTTCCGGTCTCAGGCTTTTCACACAGCCGGGCGCATCATCAGCCCTGCTTTGCTTTTGAAAGATGATCGTCAAACCTCCAGCGACCGCCGGACAGTGAGCGTGAGACGCACTGTTAAAGTTCAAATGGTCCATCACCATGAATCCGAGTGCGTGGCAGTTCGCCGTCGGCCCCGGTCAGTCCGCGGCGGTTGGCAGAGCGCGATCATCTCCTTCTCGCTGCCCAGGCGCGACCGCACCAAACCATTGCGAGTGCCGCCGCGAACACGACGGATGTCGTCGGCTCAGGCACCGGCACAACGTACCCGCGGATCACCCCGCCGACGTATTGCAGGGAATGAAGCTGCACATACCAATGGCCGGACAGCAGTTCGTCCTGGTAAGCAGGGATGGTTCCGCTGCCGTTGAAGGTGACTCCCCCCGGCCAGCTGCCGGACGCGGGGACGTACTCGTAGTGTGCCAGGCTCCATATTAAGTCCGTCCCGTCCGCATGGAAGTGGGCTCCGGAGGGAAACACAAGCAGGTTGGGAACCTGAAAGCTGTAGGTCAGCAAACTGCCATTGAGGGTCAGGGAACCGGAGCCGGTGACGGCGATTGCCGTGCTCGGCGAGACCTGTTCAACACCTTGAAGCAAACACGTGAATTGCACCGTTCCCTGGGCAGATCCACGCCAAACGGAGGTCAGCAGGACAACCAGACTAAACATGCGCCTCATTGAGTTTTCCTGGATCAGTCAACTGCCTTTCATCAGGGAACCGGGAATTGCCTCAAAGAGCTTACTCGGACGCCGCACAAAGGCAATCCGTAATAAAGTCCCACCTGACGGAATTGATCGGCTTACGGGAAATTCAATCATTTGTTGCGGAACAATTCGCTCTGCACCAGCTCGTCGATGAGGCTGCGAACGCCGTAATGGCTGGAACTGGCGCGTTCCAGAATTTGCTCGATCTGTCCCCGGTCGGCGAAGTGGATCGGCGCCCCCGTTGCATAGACCGCCAGTTGCTTGGCGAGGTTGCGCGCGAGTTGTTTTTCGTCCGCGAGCAGGAGTTGTTTGAGGTCGCGGATGTCGTGGAATTTCCGGCCATCAGGCAGCTCGCCGGTGGCGTCCACGGGCAGCGCATAGTGGAAGGTGAATTTCTGTCCGCTCTTGGCGATGCCATGCGCCAGTTCACCCTCGACCTCCGAACGATAACGGTCGCGCCAGCCGCCCATCACGTCGAAGTTCTCCAACGCGAATCCTGCCGGATCAATCTTCGCGTGGCAGGCGTTGCAGGTTTCCAGGGTGCGGTGCTTCTCAAGCTGCTGGCGAATTGTGACTGCGCCGCGTATGTCCGGCTCGATCGCAGGGACGCTGGGCGGCGGCGGTGGCGGTTTCTGGCCGAGAATGCGCTCCATGATCCAGGCGCCGCGCAACACGGGTGACGTGGTCGTGCCGTTGGCCGTGACCTTGAGCACCGAAGCCTGAGTCATGAGTCCACCCCGGACGCTGTCTTTCGGCAACTGAACCCGACGCAGAGCCACGCCTTGCACGGGCGGCAAACCATAATGCTGGGCGAGGCGTTCGTTGAGCATGGCAAAGTCCGAGGAGACGACGTTGCGCGCGGGCCAATCATCGCGCAGCAATTCGGCGAAGAACAATCGTGTTTCTTCCAGCGCGGATTCCTCGAGCAAATCATCGAGGTAATAATCGGAATACAGATTCGCGTCGGGCGCGGTGGCCGTGATTTTCCGAAGGTCGAGCCAGTAATCGAGGAACGCGTCCACGAAGCGGCGGGACTTCGGGTCGGCCAGCAGCCGCTCCGTTTGCGCCCGCAACACGTCCGACCTGTGCAGTTGATTCTTCTCCGCGCAGTGGCGCAGTCCATCGTCCGGCGGCGAGTTCCAGAGAAAAAACGAAAGGCGTGCGGCGAGCGCGTAGTCGTCGAGCAGTCCAGGTTTTTCTTCAAGATAAATGAACTCCGGCGAACAAAGCACGGCGGTGTACGCGGCGATCATCGCGTCCGTGAAATTATTTCCCTCCTTCAGCGCGCTCCTTACGACCGGCAGGAAGCGCTTCACTTCCGACTCGCCGGTCGGATGTCGGTAGGCGTGGCGGATGAACTCGCGCAGCAGGCGCTCGGCGTCGGCGATCGGTTTTTGAGAAATCACCTCGACACCGGGAGGCGGCCTGAAGCGGCGCTGACCCATGCGGTTCGTGTTTCCGGTATTCACCTCAGCTTGCGGGATCTCGCGATTCACCATGGGCAGATCGCCAAAGAGCAGTTTGTGTCCCGCGGGAGGCCATTCGTCGTAGATCGGGCCTTCGACTTCCATCCAGCGGAACACCACACCGGGCTGGCCGTCCTTCTCCGCGAGCGGATTCTGCCAGCGGGCCGGGCCGGGCCGCGAGCGAAACAGGCGTCCGGCGTCAGGCCGTATCATTTCGCCGGCCAGCAGCCAAACGTCGAGTTCATGCACCGCCGGCTCTGGCGTCACGTCGAAGTCACCGAGATGGCGGAGCAGGCGCGGTGGTGTTTCGGCCGTGATTGTGATCGGCTCGTCGCGGTGGCCTTTCGAAATGTCGTCGAGGTTCGGAATATACCACTTGTTGCTTTCACCCGGTCCAACCCAAACCGAATACGCATTGAAGCGGAGCTTGTAGTGGCCGGGAACGGGCGCTCGGAACTGGTTGAACTTTGGCTCGATGGGTTCGTAAGCGCTCGCCACCACGCCGACACCTTCCAGTTCGCGCAGTTCCGCGTTCGTGCTGGTGACGGGCGCATCACCCCGGCGCACGTCCGGCTGACCTTCGAAGCCCAGCACGGGGAAGGTGGCGCGCTCGGGCGCGGTGTTGAATACAGTGAACTTCATCGGGCCGGTGTAACTGCGCTGATCGCGCGCGTAGTAGCGTTTGACCTTTGGGTCCGGGCGCCGGGCCTGCGGCGCCATCGCCTGGTGCAACGCGTAGTCCGCCGCGTTGAGATACCGCGCCATCTGAACGTGCGACACGTCGAGTGCGTCGCCGATCTTGTTGAAGCGATCCGCCTCGCCGTCTTCCGGCAGCGAATCACGCACCTGCAGCCACGGCGCATGCAGAAGATCGCGCAAAGCGTTCTCGTATTCGTAACGATTGAGCCGGCGGCGCGTCGCCCGGCCTTCCTTCGCCATGCGCGCCCGCTCCGCGGCCACGAGCGACGAAGACAACGAGTTCGTGAATGCCTCCAATTCTGCCGCTTCTGGACGCGGCTTTTTCTTCGGCGGCATCTCGCCTTTGCTGACGCGGTCATGCACCAGCACCCATCGTGAAAAATTCGTGGAGTTCCCCGGCTCAAATTTGAGCGTCGTCAGGTCGAGGCCGCCTTTCATGGTGTCGGTGTCGTGACACTCCGTGCAGTGTTTTTCAACAAACAACCGTATCGCTGGCGGCAGGTCGCCGGCCGCCAGGGGGGCCGCGACAGCGAAAAAGAGAAAGAAGCGGACAAGTGATCTCATCGTGTGCAATGCCAGAGCGTTTGCAAATTAAACTCCGGACCGGCAGTCGTCAACGCCGTGGTAGAGCACTTCGACGTCCTGCTCCCGGATCGACCGCGGGGAAACTCCGACCGGCGCAATGTGGCGGCCGCGCAGGGCCGATTCCACCGGCTGGCGAAAACAGGATTAACCGCTTCAGGCGGTCAACCAAAAACGTTTTATGCCCGACACCTGTTTTTCCCGAGCTTGCTTCCCTTTTTCATTCTGCTATAGGGTCGTGACATTGCCGAACGGCATGTCGTTGTGCGGGTTTTCC
Above is a window of Candidatus Angelobacter sp. DNA encoding:
- a CDS encoding prenyltransferase/squalene oxidase repeat-containing protein, giving the protein MSLRIQMLQVARLAPRLLGDSTDLVRNFFRQQLTPEGAGRDRAGRPDLYYTIFTLAGMQALEIEVPTERIEAYLRSFGDGDGLDFVHLSALARCWAVVGVKRMPRGLDRALLARIEAFRKPDGGYEGDAKLAYGTAYGAFVALGAYEDLDRAPVHPLKLIQSLKSLETPDGAWSNIPGARVGATNATAGAVTLIRHLGFPVNQGVGDWLLARAHPQGGFLAAPDAPIPDLLSTATTLHALAAMDHRLPVNVHERCLDFLDTLWSNEGGFHGHWSDDHLDCEYTFYALLALGHLSLGA
- a CDS encoding CHRD domain-containing protein yields the protein MFSLVVLLTSVWRGSAQGTVQFTCLLQGVEQVSPSTAIAVTGSGSLTLNGSLLTYSFQVPNLLVFPSGAHFHADGTDLIWSLAHYEYVPASGSWPGGVTFNGSGTIPAYQDELLSGHWYVQLHSLQYVGGVIRGYVVPVPEPTTSVVFAAALAMVWCGRAWAARRR
- a CDS encoding MOSC domain-containing protein, producing the protein MSRVTQILIAGAPSSPMTLLNEVRAVPGKGLEGDRYFSGSGTFSPKPQKPDFEITFVEGEKIAAFARESGLPFNSLLARRNIVTEGVPLNDLVGEEFRVGEVRMRGVRLCEPCNHLAKASFPEILKGLIHKAGLRAQIISEGMIHVGDLIRKEQ
- a CDS encoding DUF1592 domain-containing protein is translated as MRSLVRFFLFFAVAAPLAAGDLPPAIRLFVEKHCTECHDTDTMKGGLDLTTLKFEPGNSTNFSRWVLVHDRVSKGEMPPKKKPRPEAAELEAFTNSLSSSLVAAERARMAKEGRATRRRLNRYEYENALRDLLHAPWLQVRDSLPEDGEADRFNKIGDALDVSHVQMARYLNAADYALHQAMAPQARRPDPKVKRYYARDQRSYTGPMKFTVFNTAPERATFPVLGFEGQPDVRRGDAPVTSTNAELRELEGVGVVASAYEPIEPKFNQFRAPVPGHYKLRFNAYSVWVGPGESNKWYIPNLDDISKGHRDEPITITAETPPRLLRHLGDFDVTPEPAVHELDVWLLAGEMIRPDAGRLFRSRPGPARWQNPLAEKDGQPGVVFRWMEVEGPIYDEWPPAGHKLLFGDLPMVNREIPQAEVNTGNTNRMGQRRFRPPPGVEVISQKPIADAERLLREFIRHAYRHPTGESEVKRFLPVVRSALKEGNNFTDAMIAAYTAVLCSPEFIYLEEKPGLLDDYALAARLSFFLWNSPPDDGLRHCAEKNQLHRSDVLRAQTERLLADPKSRRFVDAFLDYWLDLRKITATAPDANLYSDYYLDDLLEESALEETRLFFAELLRDDWPARNVVSSDFAMLNERLAQHYGLPPVQGVALRRVQLPKDSVRGGLMTQASVLKVTANGTTTSPVLRGAWIMERILGQKPPPPPPSVPAIEPDIRGAVTIRQQLEKHRTLETCNACHAKIDPAGFALENFDVMGGWRDRYRSEVEGELAHGIAKSGQKFTFHYALPVDATGELPDGRKFHDIRDLKQLLLADEKQLARNLAKQLAVYATGAPIHFADRGQIEQILERASSSHYGVRSLIDELVQSELFRNK
- a CDS encoding VCBS repeat-containing protein; protein product: MRVTLNRTWSFFVIAVVANVMAADKTTYFNPPGTRAMGELLEKVARDINPGNSAFFSEKRIETFGPQIGKIHDPVQLQQVLPGFALDLLDAGRTEEAIDVLGMVERLPGQGGNSLILRDRRRLRTYEAVAQMRLGEQQNCLTNHTIDSCLLPIRESGIHVDQRGSRSAIQILKQSLGEFPEDLRLRWLLNIAFMTVGEYPDKVPAKWLIPPRVFESDYDIKRFVDVASVAGVDIQGLSGGSIVEDFDGDGLLDIMVSSIGLHDSLRYFHNNGDGTFADLTAEAGLTREVGGLNLVHADYNNDGYPDVFVLRGAWFGSEGHHPNSLLRNNGDGTFTDVTEEAGLLSFHPTQTAVWFDYNNDGRIDLFIGNESTGTDVNPCELYRNNGDGTFTECAADAGVANVGFV